In Eschrichtius robustus isolate mEscRob2 chromosome 2, mEscRob2.pri, whole genome shotgun sequence, a single window of DNA contains:
- the ECSCR gene encoding endothelial cell-specific chemotaxis regulator isoform X2, producing MGSVGETQLCWAILGFLLLQGNFSSHSPTTEPTSPQTGDGPSAEPNYSSPLSSTGIPGTGVPSSGKSSGSTSRDTSHNVTSKLPTMSLRTREDSTILPSPTSETVLTVAAFGVISFIAILVVVVIILVSVVSLRFKCRKNKESEDPQKPGSLGLSESCSTANGEKDSITLISMKNINMNNSKGCPSAEKVL from the exons ATGGGGAGCGTCGGAGAAACGCAGCTGTGCTGGGCCATCCTGGGCTTCCTCCTGCTCCAAG GAAACTTCAGCAGTCATAGTCCAACCACAGAGCCAACTTCCCCCCAGACAG GAGACGGTCCTTCCGCAGAGCCCAACTACTCGAGCCCTCTGTCCAGCACCGGCATCCCAG GCACAGGTGTCCCAAGCAGCGGCAAGAGCAGTGGCAGTACAAGCAGAG ACACCTCTCACAATGTTACATCCAAATTACCCACCATGAGTTTGAGGACGAGAGAAGACTCGACCATCCTGCCCAGCCCCACGTCAGAGACGGTGCTCACTGTGGCTGCATTCg GTGTTATCAGCTTCATTGCCATCCTAGTGGTTGTGGTGATCATCCTGGTCAGTGTGGTCAGTCTAAGGTTTAAGTGTCGGAAGAACAAGGAGTCTGAAG ATCCCCAGAAACCTGGGAGTTTGGGGCTCTCGGAAAG ctGCTCCACAGCCAATGGAGAGAAAGACAGCATCACCCTCATCTCCATGAAGAACATCAACATGAATAACAGCAAAGGATGCCCCTCAGCAGAGAAG GTTCTTTAA
- the ECSCR gene encoding endothelial cell-specific chemotaxis regulator isoform X1, which translates to MGSVGETQLCWAILGFLLLQGHNSQPVTTSPQGNFSSHSPTTEPTSPQTGDGPSAEPNYSSPLSSTGIPGTGVPSSGKSSGSTSRDTSHNVTSKLPTMSLRTREDSTILPSPTSETVLTVAAFGVISFIAILVVVVIILVSVVSLRFKCRKNKESEDPQKPGSLGLSESCSTANGEKDSITLISMKNINMNNSKGCPSAEKVL; encoded by the exons ATGGGGAGCGTCGGAGAAACGCAGCTGTGCTGGGCCATCCTGGGCTTCCTCCTGCTCCAAG GCCACAACTCCCAGCCCGTGACAACTAGCCCTCAGG GAAACTTCAGCAGTCATAGTCCAACCACAGAGCCAACTTCCCCCCAGACAG GAGACGGTCCTTCCGCAGAGCCCAACTACTCGAGCCCTCTGTCCAGCACCGGCATCCCAG GCACAGGTGTCCCAAGCAGCGGCAAGAGCAGTGGCAGTACAAGCAGAG ACACCTCTCACAATGTTACATCCAAATTACCCACCATGAGTTTGAGGACGAGAGAAGACTCGACCATCCTGCCCAGCCCCACGTCAGAGACGGTGCTCACTGTGGCTGCATTCg GTGTTATCAGCTTCATTGCCATCCTAGTGGTTGTGGTGATCATCCTGGTCAGTGTGGTCAGTCTAAGGTTTAAGTGTCGGAAGAACAAGGAGTCTGAAG ATCCCCAGAAACCTGGGAGTTTGGGGCTCTCGGAAAG ctGCTCCACAGCCAATGGAGAGAAAGACAGCATCACCCTCATCTCCATGAAGAACATCAACATGAATAACAGCAAAGGATGCCCCTCAGCAGAGAAG GTTCTTTAA
- the ECSCR gene encoding endothelial cell-specific chemotaxis regulator isoform X3, producing the protein MGSVGETQLCWAILGFLLLQGHNSQPVTTSPQGNFSSHSPTTEPTSPQTGDGPSAEPNYSSPLSSTGIPDTSHNVTSKLPTMSLRTREDSTILPSPTSETVLTVAAFGVISFIAILVVVVIILVSVVSLRFKCRKNKESEDPQKPGSLGLSESCSTANGEKDSITLISMKNINMNNSKGCPSAEKVL; encoded by the exons ATGGGGAGCGTCGGAGAAACGCAGCTGTGCTGGGCCATCCTGGGCTTCCTCCTGCTCCAAG GCCACAACTCCCAGCCCGTGACAACTAGCCCTCAGG GAAACTTCAGCAGTCATAGTCCAACCACAGAGCCAACTTCCCCCCAGACAG GAGACGGTCCTTCCGCAGAGCCCAACTACTCGAGCCCTCTGTCCAGCACCGGCATCCCAG ACACCTCTCACAATGTTACATCCAAATTACCCACCATGAGTTTGAGGACGAGAGAAGACTCGACCATCCTGCCCAGCCCCACGTCAGAGACGGTGCTCACTGTGGCTGCATTCg GTGTTATCAGCTTCATTGCCATCCTAGTGGTTGTGGTGATCATCCTGGTCAGTGTGGTCAGTCTAAGGTTTAAGTGTCGGAAGAACAAGGAGTCTGAAG ATCCCCAGAAACCTGGGAGTTTGGGGCTCTCGGAAAG ctGCTCCACAGCCAATGGAGAGAAAGACAGCATCACCCTCATCTCCATGAAGAACATCAACATGAATAACAGCAAAGGATGCCCCTCAGCAGAGAAG GTTCTTTAA
- the ECSCR gene encoding endothelial cell-specific chemotaxis regulator isoform X4 translates to MGSVGETQLCWAILGFLLLQGDGPSAEPNYSSPLSSTGIPGTGVPSSGKSSGSTSRDTSHNVTSKLPTMSLRTREDSTILPSPTSETVLTVAAFGVISFIAILVVVVIILVSVVSLRFKCRKNKESEDPQKPGSLGLSESCSTANGEKDSITLISMKNINMNNSKGCPSAEKVL, encoded by the exons ATGGGGAGCGTCGGAGAAACGCAGCTGTGCTGGGCCATCCTGGGCTTCCTCCTGCTCCAAG GAGACGGTCCTTCCGCAGAGCCCAACTACTCGAGCCCTCTGTCCAGCACCGGCATCCCAG GCACAGGTGTCCCAAGCAGCGGCAAGAGCAGTGGCAGTACAAGCAGAG ACACCTCTCACAATGTTACATCCAAATTACCCACCATGAGTTTGAGGACGAGAGAAGACTCGACCATCCTGCCCAGCCCCACGTCAGAGACGGTGCTCACTGTGGCTGCATTCg GTGTTATCAGCTTCATTGCCATCCTAGTGGTTGTGGTGATCATCCTGGTCAGTGTGGTCAGTCTAAGGTTTAAGTGTCGGAAGAACAAGGAGTCTGAAG ATCCCCAGAAACCTGGGAGTTTGGGGCTCTCGGAAAG ctGCTCCACAGCCAATGGAGAGAAAGACAGCATCACCCTCATCTCCATGAAGAACATCAACATGAATAACAGCAAAGGATGCCCCTCAGCAGAGAAG GTTCTTTAA